The Lolium rigidum isolate FL_2022 chromosome 1, APGP_CSIRO_Lrig_0.1, whole genome shotgun sequence region CATGTTCGGTTCAGCAGAAGATaatttagtctgcatagaagAGGTAGGAAAATAAAGTGAACTGGATTCACGACTGCATGCCTCATAGAGTGAAACTGAAGTGAAAAGCACCAAAATTGATCTGAATTTTATTTGTTGATTAATGGCATACCATTCAACAAGTTTCAATAGGCTTTTTTGCACATAGTTTATGATCTCATCAAACAAAAATGCATAGTTAATCGTCTGGAAATTAAGAATGCATTTGGTCCATCAAACAAGCCAGCCTTGTGGTCAGAGGCAAACATGCTCAGTTTTTAAATCTGAACTTAACAACTGATACCTTGTTGCATCTTAACACCAGATGCTGATTATCTCTTTTTAACTCTGGTGTACAAAGGATTTAAGTGAAAACCTTGTGCAATGCTCATGAAAGTTCAGAAAGGTTGTTAGACAAAATTAAAATTACATGTGTAATGAATCTGCGATCGACGAGAAACTAGTCCAACACTAACTAAGCTGGTTTGGGCGTATCCAGCAGAGGCCCTGGAAGCACCAGTTAATAGTGGTATTCTGAAGGCTATGGAAAATATTAGGAGGGGCAGAGGGTGACCAAATTTGACATGGACGAAGGCGGTAAAAAGCGACTTAAAGGATTGGAATGTTCCTAGAGATTTGGTTGTTGATAGGACTGCATGGAGATCAGCAATTCATGTCCCACAATCTTAGTTTACTCTCTTTGTTTATTTTTCTCTCCCTTTCTTTTGGTTCTTTTTGTTTCGCTTGGGTTTCCTATCTAACTTACCCAACTTGCTTgtgaaaaaggctttgatgttgttggtGGTGTGTAATCTACGACTGGTCATGTCAACACTGAGTGCACAATTTTCAACAACACAAGTAAGCAACTGAAAGCTTGATTGAATAGTCAATGTACAAAAATCACTGGAAAGAAGATTGCAAAAGTGAAAATAATATTACTAGCATTTCAtagaaaaaagaaagaattgAACTGAGCAGTATCATAAATGAAAAGTTCAGATGAAGCTGCATTATCTTCTGGCACCAAACATCACGTAGCCAAGAATTAACTAGCACTGCCAGTATTGTTACATGTAATCTTAACTACACCAAGTAAAAATGAACCTGACGAACATGAATAGAAAATTCTTAGAAGCAACAAAAAATAAATCTAAGAGAAAGCATAACTATCAGCATCCCCCCAAGATGACCACAATGTCGTAGGGGGTTTAAGTAGAGCAAGGTATTCTTATTCAGTAAAGCAGCGCCTATCGGAGTTCACTCCAGGAGGGTGTTGACGATGGATTTGACATTGAGTTTCTTGAGGTCGGTGTACGACTGACCACAGCCAACAAACATGACAGGAGCTCCAGAAACATACACCATAGAAAGAGCTGCTCCAACCTTGTCGTCAATGGTGTCAAACTTGGTGAGCAGGATGCCATCAATCGATCTAGCAGTTGGAGCAGTGGAAAGATCTGTCAGCTTCTGACTAAACTTAGTGAGCTGATCAACAGCGTCATTCCCCACCAGCGCCTCTCCAACAAACAAAACCAGGTCCGGATTATTGAGGTTGATGAGCTTCGAGAGCGCTCTCATGAGTGGCTCATTGTCCTGCATACGCCCAGCGGTGTCAACAAGAACAACATCTGTTTTGTTCCGAGCGGCTTCCTGAATCGCACCCTTGGCCACTACAGCTGGATCCCTTTCATATCCTTTCTCAAAAATAGGAATCTGAAGCCTGCGGGCATGAGTCCGCAGCTGCTCCACAGCACCAGACCTGAAGGTGTCGCACGCTGCCAGCATGACAGTGAGGTCATGCTGCCGAAGCCAATAAGCAACCTTTGCGAGGTTGGTGGATTTCCCGACCCCATTCAccccgacgaagacgatgacgtaCGGCGCGCCACGCTGCTTGGCAGCATGCACATCTCTCAGCACGTCAATGGATCGCCTCGGGGTCAAAATCCTAACGAGAGCATCTTCCATAGCTGCCTGAACAGAGGAGGAAACCCGCGTGAAGGATCCGAGCTGCTTGCCTACAAGGCTAGCTGCGACCGATTCGCAGAGCTTCTCCGCGATCTCCTCCGCCACGTTCTTGGTCATCAGCCGATCCTTCAGAGCTTTGAGTGCAGGTTGCAGGTCAGACATCTCCAGGGCCGCGTTGCCGCCTGCGATGCTCCTGAACATTGAGGAGAACCAGCCACTCTTTGCTGTGCTGCTCCTCGTGGCTTCATCCTGGTCCATCCcgctcttgccctggttgaccgcCGCCTGGTTCATCGCCGGAGCTCCTCTGGCGTCAGCTGGGTCTGAAAAATCCAAATCCTTGGCCGAAGGCACGTTATCCGGAATCCTCCTCCTCTTATCGGTTGTCACTGGTTTCTTGTCCCTGGGTGCGGGTTTATTCGGCTTGATCTTATGGTGTGGTCGGAAAATAAGTTGCAACTTACTCATGTCAAAAGCAGCAGCATTGCTGGGAGCTCCTTGCTCTTCCCCTTTCACAACCTCGCCACCGTTGCCGGCGTCAGAGTTCTCTTCCACAGCATTGAAGGTACCATCCACCGAGTTGTGCTCCTCCTGCTCGCCATCGGAGTCATCCTTCCCAGACTCGTCACCCGCCGTCTCACTCTcgccacaaccaccaccaccaccaccacactcgGGCAGGAGAACGCCGTCAGACCGAGCAGGACCGGGCTTCACGGGGACGGAGGCCGGACGTGCCGCGCGCGCCTCGGCCTCGAGGTGGAGCTGCCGGAACCGCTCCCCGAACCCGTCGTAGGACGCGCGGCGCGGGTGGTAGATCCGCGCGaactcggcggcgacggcggcgaggaggtcgtCGACGTAGAGGAGGTGGAGCACCTTGCGGTAGACGGCGACGAAGACGAGCCCGAGCGCGTTGTGGAAGGCCCACCGGAGCGCGTGCGGGCCGTGCGCGAACCCGGAGGGGGAGGAGCGGCCGTCGAGGAGGAAGGACCGCACGAGGGCGTCCACCGGGGAGCCCttcagcgcggcggcggcgccgccggccaaCGACCACAGGATCAGGCCGCCGCGCGTGAAGATGAGCAGCTCCTCCAGCATCTCGTCGGCGGCGGATTTGGCGAGCGCGAAACCCTTGTTGGCGGCGACGCGGAAAACGATCGCGGTGGAACGGACGAACGGGAGAAGttggggctggggctggggctgggcTATGTAGCGCTGAACCCGGACGAACCTGGCCCGGATTCGGACACTGTGTATTCCCGACACGGTCCGTCTATCGGCCCTGGTAACCTGGATCGGGGAGTATGTCGTGATACCACGCCTCCACTGTGTAtttcctccgtctcagtttatTATTCTTATCTGTCAGTCGTtaatttgacctatataatttaTTTAAATTGTAcaataaaaaaattatatcattagaaaataaaacatctaaactttctaacgcTATAATTTTTATAATATATAATTAATGCTAACTTGATTAAATTTACGACCTAGAGGTACACACACGTCTAATAAACTGTGAGGGAGGGAGTACCACTTTTTAAAATTTACATTTTATGTATTATGTGTAATAAATTGTAACAAATTTATGGGTGTTGAGAAGATGTGTGTTCACATTTTCTAAAATTTTCATAACCAAATTTGAAAATACACACAAAAAACAGATTGCAATGTGAATAGTGTtgttttgtgttttctttttgtGACACTAATCATATTGGATTCATCTTTTTTTTCCTGCATATTTAGAATTTGGTTCTGCAAATTCTAGGAATTGTAGACACTTATCTTGTAATCCATAAAAATTATTTTGGAATTATTTGACACTGGCAAacttaaattttgaaaaatagtAGTATGAAATGCTGGAAAAAGAATCCAGTGTTCCAAACAGCAATGAGGATGAACATACTCCCTTTTTTTATTCTGGGAATAGGATCAGCTGTCAAAAATGAACCTAAATTTTGGGAATTTTCGAACATACATGCAACTTCTCAAATTTTGATTATTCATCAATCTTCAAAAGCATCAAGGTTAGATACTCGTCGTGAGTTTACTTATGTTTCAGGAAGTACTATGTTATAAACAAGAAATATTTGAAAAGTTATTAGCCAAAGTATGTTTCTCGCATTGCCAATACCATCAGATACAAGAAATTCTCTCGCTGGAGATGTGATAATAAATTAGAACTACTTTCTAAGATTCACTCAGGCGCCAGCCAGGCAGCGTTGCACATCGTTACTGAATCTGTACAAATTATCCAAGGCACATCCCAGTGTTCAGTTCCCTTGTGTCCACAGGGACCAGCAATTCGCAATCAGTGAAACATATTTCAATTTGATTGAAAAGTTCAGACATGGTTGCAAAGGATTGAGATGAAAAAAACACGCCATGCCAATTGCCACGGACACCACCATACAAAGAATACAAAGGTCTATCCTGATCTAGATAAACTTCTCAGTTCAGCAACAAACTTCTCTAGGACATGATACTTGCTACTGCTACTAATAATAATTCCCGGTCGCTGGAAAGGCGATAGCACAAGCTAACATCACACAAACCCAACCAAAAGAATACCATGTGGCTCAACTGGAGCAGCAGCCACCCTTCTTCACTGCCGAGACATCATCCTTCATATTGATCTTTTCACCCTTGCCAGGGCCAGAACCTGAGTCTTCACCTGCTTCAACTGACCTCTTGCTCACGATGCGGTAAATCTGAGTTAAGACCTCAGAAAATGCATCTTCCACATTGGTGGACTCCAGCGCAGAAGTCTCCATGAAATAGAGTGATTCTCTCTCTGCAAATCCCTTCGCTTCATCAGTTTGGACTGCTACAAGATGACGGAGATCAGACTTGTTGCCAACTAGCATAACAACTATATTTGGGTCCGTGTGGTCCCTCAGTTCCTTCAGCCAGCGCTCAGCATTCTCATAGGTCGCGTGCCGAGTGACATCATACACAAGTAACGCTCCAACAGCACCACGGTAGTATGCACTAGTAATAGCACGATACCTGTGGCAGAATTCAGATCAGAAAGGAACCTGGTTAGTTAAGGCAGAAGTGAACCAAAACATGCAAAATTCTGAAGAAGTGAAAAGCAAGAGAATTCACTACAATAAAGAATCATAGAACAGTTCACAAAAAAGTATTGGCAAGACATAATTAATGAGATAGTCTGTTCATTGGAGGAATTGCTTATCCACAGGTTTGAGCAACACAATTAACAGCAGGGCTGGACAGAGCCCCAATCCTGTGAACGAATCAAATGTTGATGAGGAACACTAAAATGAAGCTTCAGAACATATTTTAATTACATGGACTTCAGAGCTATGATCAAGCCAATATGATCTCAAAATGTAGAGTTACATGTCAATGTATCATGAAACGCACTCATATatatagaaaaaaaatgaaataaacatTCTTGAGAATTATAAACCACATGAGTCGATGCTTCTGCCAATTAGAACCCCAGTTGATAGTATTTATACCGCTTGAGGCATGAAAGTGTCATGCGATCCGTATAGATTGTGGTACTGGATGACATGCCAGAAAACCGACAGAATAATTCATAGAAAGAGTAAAACTTCAtacagaaaaaaaaattataacaATTCAGTTCACTTTCGAGTTGTCACACGGGTTATGGTACTACTAGCAAGAATTTGGCACTACCATTTTTGTTTGTTAAGCAATAGCTTGTCAAATCCTGCAGTGTCTTGCACATTCATGCCCATCCAGATTCTGATTAGCTTTTAATGAGGCAGTTACATCCACAATCTTGAGTTTTGTGGAACCACTTTGAATATAGTTTGGATGGGCTCCTTTTCGACCCCCTCTAGTGTTTGTGTGGGAGTTTGAATTCTTCTTCTACTCTTTATCAAGCAGTGGCAATTAACCTAAGACACAGCATCTGCTCTCTGACTCAACTACATGGAGTACAGGGTGCCCAACGAAATCAATAGTACAGTATTAAAATTCCAGCACTATAAACAAATCAGGCGAGCCTCAAGCTAGTTTTTAGGCACATATATTGCACAATCTAGAAAACTGGTTGAATATGCGTTAGAAGATTTATTACAGTTTTGGATTATTAATAACCCTTTGGGTAGCAAAATCCTGCTTAATTATATGTTACTAGAGTAGTAACATTAACCTGTACAAATATGAGCGTGGTTTTAAGGTGGTAAGGCATCCCCAGGCACTCTGACACCTATGCGCCTAAAGCGGGCAAATTTCCAAGGCGATGCCAGGGCACCTTATCGCCTAAGCGTCCTAAGTAGTATGCCTTAAAAGCCATGAATATGAGTAAGAATACTGAAGTTCTATTATAGCGCAGCCTTGAATAATAAGAAAAATCCtggtaaaaaaacataaaaaaaatgctCCGCACAAATACTGAAGTTCTGCTACTGATTTACACTTGTTGCAGTCTCCAAAAATGCAGATAGCAATGGATGTCAAGGTCCTAATAAGTCAAAGTCATCGTTGATGATGACCAAATTAGTGAACCAATTGAGGCATGATACATGACTCAACATATCAACAGACAACTGAAAGAATTATGTGAGCACACGAATGCTAGGGCTGTTTCGAATCACAAACAGAGGGACTACTTGAGAGAAAGGATCAAAGCCACAAAACTAACTGCTATTTCTGGTTTGTGCAGAATGAATTGCCATACTAGCAACTAAATAACTAGGATAAAAGATGATGAGCATTAGATCATTAAAGTCATGCTTCATATATATACATAATAGTAGAAAAACTAGTAaaactggagagagagagagagagagagagagagagagagagagagagagcaatcaGAAATAAGGACAAAACAAGTATGATTCTGAACAAAAAGAAGTAGAGAAGTACTCTATCTGCAAAAGGAGGTAATGCATCCTAACAACCAGTTCACAAGTAAATGATTCATCAGCAATGTCAAGGGCGTAACTAATGCATAGCAGAACTTGCGCAGCAAATGTAATGTGTTGTTCGGTTTTAGACTCTGGCCAATAATAAGCCTCACTTCTAAAAATAGTATACTTGGGAGGGATTAGAGCCTGGGCCAAGCACACCAACCATGCACCTAGCCAGAAACCAAATAAACACGCAATATCACTATCATGGTAGGACGTACCATTTAAGTTACATGGACTTGAGATCAAGATTGAAGCATCACAGCGTCACTGTTGAAACCCTCACTGTCATCAGCAAGATAAAGCCACAGATTGTCACAGTTTATGCTGACTAGAGATCATAATGCAGCGAGCTAAGCGTCGGGCTTGGCCAGTTTTATCACCAATATCACTACAAACACACCAATAATAGATCATAAGATTCTAGTACTTCCTAAAGTCTCCAAATTGTGCACCGCTCCACGGTATAGACCCCTACTTGCTCAAAAAAGACAGTCGACAAGATCCCTGCCTACCGATTCGCAAGCAACTGAGACCTG contains the following coding sequences:
- the LOC124683649 gene encoding signal recognition particle receptor subunit alpha homolog, with amino-acid sequence MLEELLIFTRGGLILWSLAGGAAAALKGSPVDALVRSFLLDGRSSPSGFAHGPHALRWAFHNALGLVFVAVYRKVLHLLYVDDLLAAVAAEFARIYHPRRASYDGFGERFRQLHLEAEARAARPASVPVKPGPARSDGVLLPECGGGGGGCGESETAGDESGKDDSDGEQEEHNSVDGTFNAVEENSDAGNGGEVVKGEEQGAPSNAAAFDMSKLQLIFRPHHKIKPNKPAPRDKKPVTTDKRRRIPDNVPSAKDLDFSDPADARGAPAMNQAAVNQGKSGMDQDEATRSSTAKSGWFSSMFRSIAGGNAALEMSDLQPALKALKDRLMTKNVAEEIAEKLCESVAASLVGKQLGSFTRVSSSVQAAMEDALVRILTPRRSIDVLRDVHAAKQRGAPYVIVFVGVNGVGKSTNLAKVAYWLRQHDLTVMLAACDTFRSGAVEQLRTHARRLQIPIFEKGYERDPAVVAKGAIQEAARNKTDVVLVDTAGRMQDNEPLMRALSKLINLNNPDLVLFVGEALVGNDAVDQLTKFSQKLTDLSTAPTARSIDGILLTKFDTIDDKVGAALSMVYVSGAPVMFVGCGQSYTDLKKLNVKSIVNTLLE
- the LOC124693531 gene encoding ras-related protein RIC2 — translated: MAAGYRAEDDYDYLFKVVLIGDSGVGKSNLLSRFTRNEFSLESKSTIGVEFATRSLQVDGKVVKAQIWDTAGQERYRAITSAYYRGAVGALLVYDVTRHATYENAERWLKELRDHTDPNIVVMLVGNKSDLRHLVAVQTDEAKGFAERESLYFMETSALESTNVEDAFSEVLTQIYRIVSKRSVEAGEDSGSGPGKGEKINMKDDVSAVKKGGCCSS